One Nonomuraea angiospora DNA segment encodes these proteins:
- a CDS encoding carbohydrate kinase family protein: MSNQVYDPLAAERSPEGPQFDVFLAGTVFLDIIFTGLPAMPAAGTEIWAEGMGSCPGGIANLAIATSRLGLRTSLAAAFGDDDYGDFCWRTLEEQESVDLSRSRRFEHWHSPVTVSMAVDRDRSMVTHGHPSPLPASEMIGMPPQSKAVIVSLSTDDPLDSPDSPCNWAELARRDGSLIFADVGWDPSGSWSASLLDQLALCHAFMPNAVEAMAYTGADTPRDALYAIADKVPVAVVTDGANGAMAIDSVNGEEAFVPAPRVTALDPTGAGDVFGAGFVLGTLSRWPLADRLAFAQLCAALAVQQFGGSLAAPGWGDIADWWHEVRDSADHSGAYGNSLARRYAFLDKLVPAVPVGAVRRAAATIARYADVGPKVPTTRPNPPEDEGPDTPRVPAQKE; this comes from the coding sequence GTGTCTAATCAGGTGTACGACCCTCTCGCCGCCGAGCGCAGCCCGGAGGGGCCGCAGTTCGACGTCTTCCTGGCGGGCACGGTCTTTCTGGACATCATCTTCACCGGTCTGCCCGCGATGCCCGCGGCCGGAACCGAGATCTGGGCCGAGGGCATGGGCTCGTGCCCCGGCGGCATCGCCAACCTCGCCATCGCGACCAGCCGGCTGGGCCTGCGCACCTCGCTGGCCGCCGCGTTCGGCGACGACGACTACGGCGACTTCTGCTGGCGCACGCTCGAGGAGCAGGAGTCGGTGGACCTGTCCAGGTCGCGGCGGTTCGAGCACTGGCACTCGCCGGTGACGGTCTCCATGGCGGTCGACCGCGACCGCAGCATGGTGACCCACGGCCACCCCTCGCCCCTGCCGGCCTCGGAGATGATCGGCATGCCGCCTCAGTCCAAGGCGGTGATCGTGTCGCTGTCCACCGACGATCCGCTCGACTCGCCGGACAGCCCGTGCAACTGGGCGGAGCTGGCGCGCCGCGACGGCTCGCTCATCTTCGCCGACGTGGGCTGGGACCCGTCGGGCTCCTGGTCGGCGTCCCTGCTGGATCAGCTCGCGCTCTGCCACGCGTTCATGCCCAACGCGGTCGAGGCGATGGCCTACACCGGCGCCGACACCCCGCGCGACGCGCTCTACGCGATCGCCGACAAGGTCCCGGTGGCCGTGGTGACCGACGGGGCCAACGGCGCCATGGCCATCGACTCCGTCAACGGCGAGGAGGCGTTCGTGCCCGCTCCGCGGGTGACGGCGCTCGACCCGACCGGCGCGGGCGACGTCTTCGGCGCGGGGTTCGTGCTCGGCACGCTGTCGCGCTGGCCGCTGGCCGACCGCCTGGCGTTCGCGCAGCTGTGCGCGGCGCTGGCGGTGCAGCAGTTCGGCGGCTCGCTCGCGGCGCCCGGCTGGGGCGACATCGCCGACTGGTGGCACGAGGTCCGCGACTCGGCCGACCACAGCGGCGCCTACGGCAACTCGCTGGCCCGCCGCTACGCCTTCCTCGACAAGCTGGTGCCCGCCGTGCCGGTGGGCGCCGTGCGCCGCGCGGCCGCGACCATCGCCCGGTACGCCGACGTCGGCCCCAAGGTTCCCACCACGCGGCCGAACCCACCCGAGGACGAGGGCCCCGACACGCCTCGCGTGCCCGCGCAAAAGGAGTAA
- a CDS encoding DeoR/GlpR family DNA-binding transcription regulator → MLQRLRHAEIMRRVRLSGATSVSDLASQLGVSPSTIRRDLEVLDRDGTLRRVRGGALILDGEVTVDADADRPFAEVAEVDEQDKEAVAVRAAELVRDGDVVLLDIGTTTMRLARRLRGRRVTVVTSSLAVLDVLRTDPEVELLLLGGALRRPYHSLVGVLTEAALSQVVADRVFLGASGVRPDGQLVDTTLAEVPLKRAMIAAAGQVVLLVDRHKFPGTGALRVCGPDDIDVIVTNQGADEATLRNCAAAGAEVLLT, encoded by the coding sequence GTGCTTCAGCGCCTCAGGCATGCCGAGATCATGCGCCGGGTCCGACTCTCAGGCGCCACCAGTGTCAGCGATCTCGCCAGCCAGCTCGGCGTGAGCCCGTCCACCATCCGCAGGGACCTCGAGGTGCTCGACCGCGACGGCACGCTGCGGCGCGTGCGGGGTGGAGCCCTGATCCTCGACGGCGAGGTCACCGTCGACGCCGACGCCGACCGGCCGTTCGCCGAGGTGGCCGAGGTGGACGAGCAGGACAAGGAGGCGGTCGCGGTCCGCGCCGCCGAGCTGGTCCGCGACGGCGACGTGGTCCTGCTCGACATCGGCACGACGACGATGCGGCTGGCCCGGCGGCTGCGCGGGCGCCGCGTCACCGTGGTCACCTCCAGCCTCGCCGTGCTCGACGTGCTGCGCACCGACCCGGAGGTCGAGCTGCTGCTGCTCGGCGGCGCGCTGCGGCGGCCGTACCACTCGCTGGTCGGGGTGCTGACCGAGGCGGCCCTGAGCCAGGTGGTCGCCGACCGCGTGTTCCTGGGCGCCAGCGGCGTGCGGCCCGACGGGCAGCTCGTGGACACCACGCTCGCCGAGGTGCCGCTGAAGCGCGCCATGATCGCGGCGGCGGGCCAGGTGGTGCTGCTCGTCGACCGGCACAAGTTTCCCGGCACCGGTGCGCTGCGGGTGTGCGGGCCCGACGACATCGACGTGATCGTCACCAACCAGGGCGCCGACGAGGCGACGCTGCGCAACTGCGCCGCCGCCGGCGCCGAGGTCCTGCTCACCTGA
- a CDS encoding 6-phospho-beta-glucosidase, with protein MRLAVLGGGGFRVPLVYGALLRETAKPRVEQVVLYDVSQDRLEAIRHVLGQLAAGHDDPPEVLTTTDLDTALRDSAFVFSAIRVGGLAGRTADERVALDLGLLGQETTGPGGISYGLRTIPVALHVAERVAALAPQAWVINFTNPAGMITEAMRHVLGDRVIGICDSPIGLIRRAAVALGLDPSRVSPDYVGLNHLGWLRGLTYQGRDVLPGLLADDAALRQVEEARIFGTDWVRTLGALPNEYLYYYYFTRESVAAISGQTRGESLVRQQDDFYAAVRARPEEALAEWVRARRLRDESYMAEAREPTSAGARDAADLEAGGYEGIALALMAAIARGEPTSMILNVRNGAAVPGLPADAVVEIPCAVDGAGVRPLATRPLPGRFLGLMQQVKGVEQAAIEAARSGSARLAVEAFALHPLVDSVATARKLLDGYRARIPELAAAIPGSSDAGGRTTL; from the coding sequence ATGAGACTGGCCGTTCTCGGAGGCGGCGGCTTCCGGGTCCCGCTCGTGTACGGCGCGCTGCTGCGCGAGACCGCCAAGCCGCGCGTGGAGCAGGTGGTCCTGTACGACGTGTCGCAGGACCGGCTGGAGGCCATCCGGCACGTGCTCGGCCAGCTCGCCGCCGGGCACGACGACCCGCCGGAGGTCCTGACCACCACCGACCTGGACACCGCGCTGCGCGACAGCGCGTTCGTCTTCTCCGCCATCCGGGTCGGCGGCCTGGCCGGGCGCACCGCCGACGAGCGGGTCGCGCTCGACCTGGGCCTGCTCGGCCAGGAGACGACCGGCCCCGGCGGCATCTCCTACGGCCTGCGCACCATCCCGGTCGCGCTCCACGTGGCCGAGCGGGTGGCCGCGCTCGCGCCCCAGGCGTGGGTCATCAACTTCACCAACCCCGCAGGCATGATCACCGAGGCCATGCGGCACGTGCTCGGCGACCGCGTGATCGGCATCTGCGACTCCCCGATCGGCCTGATCCGCCGGGCCGCCGTCGCGCTCGGGCTCGACCCTTCGCGCGTGTCGCCCGACTACGTGGGCCTCAACCACCTCGGCTGGCTGCGCGGCCTCACCTATCAAGGACGCGACGTGCTGCCCGGGCTGCTGGCCGACGACGCGGCGCTGCGGCAGGTCGAGGAGGCGCGCATCTTCGGCACCGACTGGGTGCGCACGCTGGGCGCGCTGCCCAACGAATACCTGTACTACTACTACTTCACCCGGGAGTCCGTGGCCGCGATCTCCGGGCAGACCCGCGGGGAGTCGCTGGTCCGGCAGCAGGACGACTTCTACGCCGCCGTGCGGGCGCGTCCCGAGGAGGCGCTGGCGGAGTGGGTCAGGGCGCGCAGGCTGCGCGACGAGTCGTACATGGCCGAGGCCCGCGAACCCACCTCCGCGGGCGCGCGCGACGCCGCCGACCTGGAGGCCGGCGGGTACGAGGGCATCGCCCTGGCCCTCATGGCCGCCATCGCCCGCGGCGAGCCCACGTCCATGATCCTCAACGTGCGCAACGGGGCCGCGGTGCCCGGCCTGCCCGCGGACGCGGTCGTCGAGATCCCGTGCGCGGTGGACGGGGCCGGCGTCCGGCCGCTGGCCACCCGCCCCTTGCCTGGCCGCTTCCTCGGTCTCATGCAGCAGGTGAAGGGTGTCGAGCAGGCCGCCATCGAGGCCGCCAGGTCCGGCTCGGCCCGGTTGGCGGTCGAGGCGTTCGCGCTGCACCCGCTGGTCGACTCGGTCGCGACGGCCCGCAAGCTGCTCGACGGCTACCGGGCGCGCATCCCCGAGCTGGCCGCCGCCATCCCGGGCTCCTCCGACGCGGGCGGGCGCACGACCCTCTAG
- a CDS encoding amidase yields MPLSPGPFTGRTITSLAQDLREGRTTAVELAEQALEAIAERDPELGAFVTVDADGALAAARRADAELDTGTYRGPLHGVPVGVKDLFMVAGLPATMGSRHFAGYVADSDAESVTLLRRAGAVVVGKTTTHEFAYGPTGDRSANGPSRNPWDPERMSGGSSGGSAAAVAAGLVPLALGTDTGGSVRIPAALCGIAGFKPSYGAISAEGVFPLARSFDHVGVLAGDEQDCLLAYRCLASAQLREDPGPSRVAWLDPSELFDGDPRVVDAVRAAAESRLARSGLDEVRLRAGLGEEFRETYTVIQSCEAVAVHAARMAQAPELFDPELLERLRTAAEVPGWRYVAAVAARSRLAEAAAALFERHDVLALPTVPITAPLLQQRETEVDGRTVAVRPALLAMTSLWNVLGLPALTVPAGTVDGLPVGLQLVCRPGRELRLFQAAGMV; encoded by the coding sequence ATGCCGCTCTCCCCCGGCCCCTTCACCGGCCGTACCATCACGAGCCTCGCCCAGGACCTGCGCGAAGGCCGGACCACCGCCGTCGAGCTCGCCGAGCAGGCGCTCGAGGCCATCGCCGAGCGCGACCCCGAGCTCGGCGCGTTCGTCACCGTGGACGCCGACGGGGCGCTGGCGGCGGCGCGGCGGGCGGACGCCGAGCTGGACACGGGCACCTACCGGGGTCCGCTGCACGGCGTGCCGGTGGGGGTGAAGGACCTCTTCATGGTCGCGGGGCTGCCCGCGACGATGGGTTCGCGGCATTTCGCCGGGTACGTCGCGGACTCCGACGCCGAGTCGGTGACCCTGCTGCGCCGCGCGGGCGCCGTCGTCGTGGGCAAGACGACCACCCACGAGTTCGCGTACGGTCCCACGGGCGACCGCTCGGCCAACGGCCCCTCGCGCAACCCGTGGGACCCGGAGCGCATGTCGGGCGGCTCCAGCGGGGGCAGCGCGGCGGCCGTGGCGGCGGGGCTGGTGCCGCTCGCGCTCGGCACCGACACGGGCGGATCCGTCCGCATCCCGGCGGCTCTGTGCGGGATCGCCGGGTTCAAGCCGAGCTATGGGGCGATCTCGGCTGAAGGCGTCTTCCCCCTGGCGCGCAGTTTCGACCACGTCGGCGTCCTGGCCGGTGACGAGCAGGACTGCCTGCTCGCCTACCGCTGCCTGGCCTCCGCCCAGCTGCGCGAGGACCCCGGTCCCTCGCGGGTGGCCTGGCTGGATCCGTCGGAGCTGTTCGACGGGGATCCGCGCGTGGTGGACGCGGTGCGCGCGGCCGCGGAGTCCCGCCTGGCCCGCTCGGGACTGGACGAGGTGCGGCTGCGGGCGGGGCTGGGCGAGGAGTTCCGCGAGACGTACACGGTGATCCAGAGCTGTGAGGCCGTGGCCGTGCACGCGGCCCGGATGGCGCAGGCGCCCGAGCTGTTCGACCCCGAGCTGCTCGAACGCCTCCGCACGGCGGCCGAGGTACCCGGCTGGCGGTACGTCGCGGCGGTGGCGGCGCGCTCCCGGCTCGCCGAGGCCGCGGCGGCGCTGTTCGAGCGGCACGACGTGCTGGCGCTGCCCACCGTGCCGATCACCGCCCCGCTGCTCCAGCAGCGCGAGACGGAGGTGGACGGCCGGACCGTCGCCGTGCGGCCCGCGCTGCTGGCGATGACGAGCCTGTGGAACGTGCTGGGCCTGCCCGCGCTGACCGTGCCTGCGGGCACGGTGGACGGGCTGCCGGTGGGGCTGCAGCTCGTGTGCCGCCCCGGACGCGAGCTGCGGCTCTTCCAAGCGGCCGGCATGGTGTGA
- a CDS encoding amino acid ABC transporter permease, which translates to MSYANLYEPPGPRGIRRNRVLAAVVALVLLGLAYVVYVRFDAKDQWAADKWTPLLRGDVWATFILPGLAGTIGAAVVGVVLAGLFGLLFATARLSDHRWIRVPAAAVVEFFRSVPLLLLIFFAFFGSYMLIGVNISAFAAVVFGLTLYNGSVIAEIIRAGVQSLPRGQSEAAQAIGMRKGQVMRLVLLPQAFRTMMPAIVSQFVVLLKDSALGLIVGFDELVNRGLNGIAANFKNTIPAAILIAAIFILINFSLDRLATRLSTRLGTTR; encoded by the coding sequence ATGAGCTACGCGAACCTCTACGAGCCGCCCGGGCCGCGCGGGATCCGGCGCAACCGGGTGCTGGCGGCGGTCGTCGCGCTCGTGCTGCTGGGGCTGGCGTACGTGGTCTACGTGCGCTTCGACGCCAAGGACCAGTGGGCGGCCGACAAGTGGACGCCGCTGCTGCGCGGCGACGTCTGGGCCACGTTCATCCTGCCGGGGCTGGCCGGGACCATCGGCGCGGCCGTGGTGGGGGTGGTGCTGGCGGGCCTGTTCGGCCTCCTCTTCGCCACCGCCCGGCTGTCGGACCACCGGTGGATCCGGGTGCCCGCGGCCGCGGTGGTGGAGTTCTTCAGGTCCGTGCCGCTGCTGCTGCTGATCTTCTTCGCCTTCTTCGGCTCGTACATGCTGATCGGCGTGAACATCTCGGCCTTCGCCGCCGTCGTCTTCGGGCTCACGCTCTACAACGGCTCGGTGATCGCGGAGATCATCCGGGCCGGGGTGCAGAGCCTGCCGCGCGGCCAGTCCGAGGCGGCTCAGGCCATCGGCATGCGCAAGGGGCAGGTGATGCGCCTCGTCCTGCTGCCGCAGGCGTTCCGGACCATGATGCCCGCCATCGTCAGCCAGTTCGTGGTGCTGCTGAAGGACTCGGCGCTGGGGCTCATCGTGGGCTTCGACGAGCTGGTGAACCGGGGGTTGAACGGGATCGCCGCCAACTTCAAGAACACGATCCCGGCGGCGATCCTCATCGCGGCCATCTTCATCCTGATCAACTTCTCCCTCGACCGCCTCGCCACCCGCCTCTCCACCCGCCTCGGCACCACTCGCTGA
- a CDS encoding amino acid ABC transporter permease, which produces MEALLFERDTIFAAFWMTIRLTAVSALGSLVLGTLLTAMRVAPLASLRGAANTYVTMMRNTPLTLVLMFTGLGVGAQLGVELSDDIATNNFWLAVIGLTAYTSAFVCEALRSGLNTVPVGQAEAARSLGLGFTKTLGLITLPQAFRAVVAPLGSIMIALTKNTTIALVVGVGEASVRMREMIETYGDQVLEIFLGFAAGFVLLCLPMGLLFGWLSRRMAVAR; this is translated from the coding sequence ATGGAAGCGCTGCTGTTCGAACGCGACACGATCTTCGCCGCGTTCTGGATGACGATACGGCTGACGGCGGTCAGCGCGCTCGGCTCTCTCGTGCTGGGGACGCTGCTGACCGCCATGCGGGTGGCCCCGCTGGCCTCCCTGCGCGGCGCGGCCAACACTTACGTGACCATGATGCGCAACACGCCGCTCACGCTGGTGCTGATGTTCACCGGCCTCGGGGTCGGCGCGCAGCTCGGCGTGGAGCTGTCGGACGACATCGCGACCAACAACTTCTGGCTCGCCGTCATCGGGCTGACCGCCTACACCTCGGCGTTCGTCTGCGAGGCCCTGCGGTCGGGGCTCAACACGGTGCCGGTCGGGCAGGCGGAGGCGGCCCGGTCGCTCGGGCTGGGCTTCACGAAGACGCTGGGGCTGATCACGCTGCCGCAGGCGTTCCGCGCCGTGGTGGCGCCGCTGGGCAGCATCATGATCGCGCTGACCAAGAACACCACGATCGCCCTCGTGGTCGGCGTGGGTGAGGCGTCCGTTCGGATGCGGGAGATGATCGAGACGTACGGGGACCAGGTCCTTGAGATCTTCCTCGGCTTCGCCGCCGGGTTCGTGCTGCTGTGCCTGCCGATGGGGCTGCTGTTCGGCTGGCTGTCGCGGCGGATGGCGGTGGCCCGATGA
- a CDS encoding glutamate ABC transporter substrate-binding protein, whose product MFGRSLYATFAVVALATTATACGSAEATNASIVDKAKNDKKLVIGVKADQPGLGLRTPDGSFAGFDIEVAKYVAKQLGVEAKDITFKETVSANREAFIEQGQVDMVVATYSITDARKQKVSFAGPYFVAGQDLLVRADDTALTGPETLNGKKLCSVAGSTPAQKVKAEYAKEVQLQEERTYSACVDRVLGGQLDALTTDNVILAGYAAQYGGKLKVVGKTFSTEKYGIGLKKDDTTGRKAVNDALEKMFSDGSWTKALQASVGASGFTLPQAPALERY is encoded by the coding sequence ATGTTCGGCAGGTCCCTTTACGCGACCTTCGCAGTGGTCGCGCTCGCCACCACCGCCACGGCCTGCGGCAGCGCCGAGGCCACCAACGCCTCCATCGTCGACAAGGCCAAGAACGACAAGAAGCTGGTCATCGGCGTCAAGGCCGACCAGCCGGGGCTCGGCCTGCGCACGCCCGACGGCAGTTTCGCCGGCTTCGACATCGAGGTCGCCAAGTACGTGGCCAAGCAGCTCGGCGTCGAGGCCAAGGACATCACGTTCAAGGAGACCGTGTCGGCCAACCGCGAGGCGTTCATCGAGCAGGGCCAGGTGGACATGGTGGTGGCGACGTACTCGATCACCGACGCCAGGAAGCAGAAGGTGTCCTTCGCCGGGCCGTACTTCGTGGCCGGGCAGGACCTGCTGGTCAGGGCCGACGACACCGCGCTGACCGGGCCCGAGACGCTGAACGGCAAGAAGCTCTGCTCGGTCGCCGGCTCGACCCCGGCGCAGAAGGTCAAGGCGGAGTACGCCAAGGAGGTGCAGCTGCAGGAGGAGCGGACGTACTCGGCGTGCGTGGACCGCGTCCTCGGCGGCCAGCTCGACGCGCTCACCACCGACAACGTCATCCTCGCCGGCTACGCCGCCCAGTACGGCGGCAAGCTCAAGGTGGTCGGCAAGACGTTCAGCACCGAGAAGTACGGCATCGGGCTGAAGAAGGACGACACGACCGGGCGCAAGGCGGTCAACGACGCGCTGGAGAAGATGTTCTCCGACGGCAGCTGGACGAAGGCGCTGCAGGCCAGCGTCGGCGCCTCCGGCTTCACCCTCCCGCAGGCCCCGGCGCTGGAGCGCTACTGA
- a CDS encoding amino acid ABC transporter ATP-binding protein, with product MTEADLIVLDQVNKRYGDHHVLRDVNLKVRQGEVVVIIGPSGAGKSTLCRAINRLETIDSGTITLDGTPLPAEGKALAKLRAEVGMVFQSFNLFAHKTVLDNVVLGQVHVLKRPKAEAVRKAQELLDRVGIGGQAAKFPAQLSGGQQQRVAIARALAMDPKAILFDEPTSALDPEMVNEVLDVMTSLAREGMTMVVVTHEMGFARRAADRVVFMAEGEIVEQNTPDAFFGAPNSERAQSFLAKILTH from the coding sequence ATGACCGAGGCCGACCTGATCGTCCTGGACCAGGTCAACAAGCGCTACGGCGACCACCATGTGCTCAGGGACGTCAACCTGAAAGTCAGGCAGGGCGAGGTCGTCGTGATCATCGGCCCGTCCGGCGCCGGGAAGTCGACCCTCTGCCGGGCGATCAACCGCCTGGAGACGATCGACTCCGGCACGATCACCCTGGACGGTACGCCGCTGCCCGCCGAGGGCAAGGCGCTGGCCAAACTCCGGGCCGAGGTGGGCATGGTGTTCCAGTCCTTCAACCTCTTCGCGCACAAGACCGTCCTGGACAACGTCGTCCTCGGGCAGGTCCACGTGCTGAAGCGGCCGAAGGCGGAGGCCGTGCGCAAGGCCCAGGAACTGCTCGACCGGGTCGGCATCGGCGGCCAGGCCGCCAAGTTCCCCGCCCAGCTCTCCGGCGGGCAGCAGCAGCGGGTGGCCATCGCCCGAGCGCTGGCCATGGACCCCAAGGCGATCCTGTTCGACGAGCCCACCTCGGCGCTCGACCCCGAGATGGTCAACGAGGTGCTCGACGTCATGACCTCGCTGGCCCGCGAGGGCATGACCATGGTGGTCGTCACCCACGAGATGGGCTTCGCCCGGCGGGCGGCCGACCGGGTCGTCTTCATGGCCGAGGGCGAGATCGTCGAGCAGAACACCCCCGACGCGTTCTTCGGAGCCCCGAACAGCGAGCGCGCCCAGTCCTTCCTCGCCAAGATCCTCACTCACTAA
- a CDS encoding glutamate ABC transporter substrate-binding protein, protein MRGLRALLAVLLCLAAAGCGSDNPFPEGSTMARIRERGVLVVGTKFDQPMFGYKDPTGGRITGFDAEIARLIAKDLTGSERNIRFVETVSRERENFISQGVVDLVIATYSITPARARLVAFTDPYYYAGQDLLVRIADTTIQDVSDLSGKTVCTATGSTSVDRLRSLVPRATLEIVDAYSICVPALTNGRVDAISTDDTILLGLLDQHPDMFRLVLKPFGREPYGMGVRKEDTVFRDYLNGLIARWLRDGQWDRAYKDTIGVSGVTSDSSRPATP, encoded by the coding sequence ATGAGAGGGCTCAGGGCGCTGCTCGCCGTCCTGCTCTGCCTGGCCGCCGCCGGATGCGGGAGCGACAACCCCTTCCCCGAGGGCTCCACGATGGCGCGGATCAGGGAGCGGGGCGTCCTCGTCGTGGGCACCAAGTTCGACCAGCCGATGTTCGGCTACAAGGACCCCACCGGCGGGCGGATCACCGGCTTCGACGCCGAGATCGCCAGGCTCATCGCGAAGGACCTCACCGGCAGCGAGCGCAACATCCGCTTCGTCGAGACCGTCTCGCGCGAGCGGGAGAACTTCATCTCGCAGGGCGTGGTGGATCTCGTCATCGCCACGTACTCGATCACTCCGGCCCGCGCGCGGCTCGTCGCCTTCACCGACCCGTACTACTACGCCGGGCAGGACCTGCTGGTCAGGATCGCCGACACCACCATCCAGGACGTGTCGGACCTCAGCGGCAAGACCGTCTGCACCGCCACGGGCTCGACGTCCGTCGACCGGCTGCGTTCCCTGGTGCCCCGCGCCACCCTGGAGATCGTCGACGCCTACAGCATCTGCGTGCCCGCGCTCACGAACGGGCGGGTCGACGCCATCAGCACCGACGACACGATCCTGCTCGGCCTGCTCGACCAGCATCCGGACATGTTCCGGCTGGTGCTCAAGCCCTTCGGGCGCGAGCCGTACGGCATGGGGGTGCGCAAGGAGGACACCGTCTTCCGCGACTACCTCAACGGGCTGATCGCCCGCTGGCTGCGCGACGGGCAGTGGGACCGCGCCTACAAGGACACCATCGGCGTGTCCGGCGTGACGTCCGACTCCTCCAGGCCCGCCACCCCCTGA
- a CDS encoding response regulator → MPEPRDITVLIVDDDPVVTAALHAQVNRVLGFRVVGIAHTGQAALAAAGRFAPRLVLLDLHLPDLPGLEVAHRLRRPEQPPIDIIVISGRKESATVRAAMQRGALYYLVKPTRAGTLEQTLLRYAATAEQLESGDRFAEQQEIDRIFRTLHLDQGVRPKSISAATEQAVLDALAAVPEDVSAHELAGMIGVSRATARRYLEHLADRGLLEGRPKYGPTGRPQHRYRVR, encoded by the coding sequence ACCGTTCTCATCGTGGACGACGACCCGGTCGTCACGGCGGCCCTGCACGCGCAGGTGAACAGAGTACTCGGGTTCAGGGTGGTCGGGATCGCGCACACCGGGCAGGCGGCGCTCGCCGCCGCCGGCCGCTTCGCGCCCCGGCTGGTGCTGCTGGACCTGCACCTGCCCGACCTGCCGGGGCTGGAGGTGGCGCACCGGCTGCGGCGGCCCGAGCAGCCGCCCATCGACATCATCGTGATCTCCGGGCGCAAGGAGTCGGCCACGGTACGCGCCGCCATGCAGCGCGGCGCCCTCTACTACCTGGTCAAGCCGACCAGGGCGGGCACGCTCGAACAGACGCTGCTGCGCTACGCGGCCACGGCCGAGCAGCTGGAGTCGGGCGACCGGTTCGCCGAGCAGCAGGAGATCGACCGCATCTTCCGCACGCTCCACCTCGACCAGGGCGTCCGGCCGAAGAGCATCTCGGCGGCGACCGAGCAGGCCGTGCTGGACGCGCTGGCCGCCGTCCCGGAGGACGTGTCGGCGCACGAGCTGGCCGGGATGATCGGCGTCAGCCGCGCCACCGCCCGCCGCTACCTGGAGCATCTGGCCGATCGCGGGCTGCTCGAAGGCCGGCCGAAGTACGGGCCGACCGGGCGCCCCCAGCACCGTTATCGAGTGCGATGA